In Halopelagius longus, a genomic segment contains:
- a CDS encoding ParA family protein — translation MISYALWSEAGGVGKTALAVNLAAAHRRHGQKTLLVDLDPQNGGASHHLGVDDERADPDVDNLVRHLIDRPKGEFSDLVRETTHGLHVIPSHNMLDSLETNLQRAQEMEQDMGGRFVKELQLRRVIGDSGVPDEYDVVVVDPPATGGQHVYNAVAATGNVVIPLELSPKGEQSLYGLEDTVSNLEAEVDTEVGVVAVVPNKVRRTRMRDKYEAALNELDYPVSPVKIPVREAMLNGAWDAQTTAFEFVSNNKRAEREHDTLRAFDELARFVAGQYGVELTEDDLTDDEREVVV, via the coding sequence ATGATATCGTACGCGCTCTGGAGTGAGGCGGGCGGGGTGGGGAAAACCGCGCTCGCGGTCAACCTCGCCGCGGCCCACCGGCGGCACGGGCAGAAGACGCTCCTCGTGGACCTCGACCCGCAGAATGGCGGCGCGAGCCACCACCTCGGCGTCGACGACGAACGGGCCGACCCCGACGTGGACAACCTCGTTCGTCACCTCATCGACCGGCCGAAGGGGGAGTTCTCGGACCTCGTCCGCGAGACGACGCACGGCCTGCACGTGATTCCGAGTCACAACATGCTCGATAGCCTGGAGACGAACCTCCAGCGAGCCCAGGAGATGGAGCAGGACATGGGCGGTCGGTTCGTCAAGGAACTCCAACTGCGCCGCGTCATCGGAGACTCCGGCGTCCCCGACGAGTACGACGTCGTCGTCGTCGACCCCCCGGCGACCGGCGGTCAGCACGTCTACAACGCCGTCGCCGCCACCGGGAACGTCGTCATCCCGCTCGAACTCTCGCCGAAGGGCGAACAGTCGCTCTACGGGCTGGAAGACACCGTCTCGAACCTCGAAGCGGAGGTGGACACCGAAGTCGGCGTCGTCGCCGTCGTGCCGAACAAGGTCCGTCGCACGCGGATGCGCGACAAGTACGAAGCCGCGCTGAACGAACTCGACTACCCGGTCTCTCCGGTCAAGATACCCGTCCGCGAGGCGATGCTGAACGGCGCGTGGGACGCCCAGACGACGGCGTTCGAGTTCGTCTCGAACAACAAGCGCGCGGAGCGAGAACACGACACCCTGCGGGCGTTCGACGAACTCGCCCGCTTCGTCGCCGGGCAGTACGGCGTCGAACTCACCGAGGACGACCTGACCGACGACGAACGCGAGGTAGTCGTATGA
- a CDS encoding helix-turn-helix domain-containing protein codes for MVNITLDERDRAVLERLREGEADVESVAESVSASAAHLRERLPELADNGLVERTGDDRYAVTSNGERVVEASPAGTKDNRIDTPPDVEGEIASFDLPPDREEAVRNAFAFLHYWGAASESEIIDDVYSEDPAGFESREEWAEFVREHLARLPSVEPPSGDEEQWRFTGTAIVEEPTDDGRNVLGSEDASDSSAKFALERLEMDEDERSAVRAAFGLLVTENEADADGIRDRVYPDHSAGYDSPDDWWDDCVRDAFESLPGVERRDGDEERWQYRQTESGAASSNPGAELPDDISAPSHDDG; via the coding sequence ATGGTGAACATCACGCTCGACGAACGCGACAGAGCGGTACTCGAACGCCTCCGCGAGGGGGAGGCGGACGTCGAGTCGGTCGCCGAAAGCGTCTCCGCGAGTGCGGCGCACCTCCGAGAGCGACTGCCCGAACTCGCGGACAACGGGTTGGTGGAGCGAACCGGCGACGACCGCTACGCGGTCACGTCGAACGGGGAGCGAGTCGTCGAAGCCTCGCCCGCCGGAACGAAGGACAACCGAATCGACACGCCGCCGGACGTAGAAGGGGAGATAGCGTCCTTCGACCTCCCGCCCGACAGGGAGGAGGCGGTCCGAAACGCCTTCGCGTTCCTCCACTACTGGGGCGCGGCGTCCGAGAGCGAGATCATCGACGACGTGTACAGCGAGGACCCGGCGGGGTTCGAGTCCCGGGAGGAGTGGGCCGAGTTCGTTCGAGAGCATCTAGCGCGCCTTCCGTCGGTCGAACCGCCGAGCGGCGACGAGGAACAGTGGCGGTTCACCGGGACGGCCATCGTCGAGGAACCGACCGACGACGGCCGAAACGTGCTCGGGAGCGAGGACGCCTCCGACAGTAGCGCCAAGTTCGCGCTCGAACGGTTGGAGATGGACGAGGACGAACGAAGCGCCGTCCGCGCGGCCTTCGGCCTCCTCGTAACGGAGAACGAGGCGGACGCGGACGGGATTCGGGACCGGGTGTACCCCGACCACTCCGCCGGGTACGACTCCCCCGACGACTGGTGGGACGACTGCGTTCGAGATGCCTTCGAATCGCTTCCCGGCGTCGAACGAAGGGACGGAGACGAAGAACGCTGGCAGTACCGCCAAACCGAGTCCGGGGCGGCGTCGAGCAATCCGGGGGCCGAACTCCCGGACGATATCTCCGCACCGTCGCACGACGACGGCTAA